One segment of Anatilimnocola aggregata DNA contains the following:
- a CDS encoding SDR family oxidoreductase, with product MDLQLQDQVILVTGGAKGIGRAIADVLAAEGAIPVIIGRSQSDNDQAVNEIVARGGRAIGIVAELTDSAACERAVKSAVAQCGRIDGLVNNAGINDNINLEDGSTEEFLASLQRNLVHYYEMARFALPQLKATKGAIVNIGSKVSETGQGHTSAYAAANGGRNALTREWAIELGKYDIRVNAVIVAECWTPLYAKWIRTLGDPDGERAKIEARIPYQRRMTTAEEIANMVVFLLSPRSSHTTGQLIHVDGGYTHLDRAVTT from the coding sequence ATGGACCTGCAACTGCAAGATCAGGTGATTCTGGTGACCGGTGGTGCCAAAGGAATTGGCCGCGCCATTGCCGATGTGCTGGCGGCGGAAGGGGCGATTCCCGTCATCATTGGCCGCAGTCAGAGCGATAACGATCAGGCTGTCAACGAGATCGTCGCCCGCGGTGGCCGAGCGATCGGGATTGTCGCCGAACTGACGGATAGTGCCGCGTGCGAACGGGCGGTGAAGTCAGCAGTCGCGCAGTGTGGGCGGATTGATGGCCTCGTCAATAATGCGGGGATTAATGACAACATCAACCTGGAAGACGGCAGCACTGAAGAATTTCTCGCGTCGCTGCAGCGCAACCTGGTTCACTATTACGAAATGGCCCGGTTTGCCTTGCCGCAACTGAAGGCCACAAAGGGAGCCATCGTCAACATCGGCAGCAAAGTGAGTGAGACCGGCCAAGGACATACTTCGGCGTACGCGGCGGCCAACGGTGGACGGAACGCACTCACGCGAGAATGGGCCATCGAGCTGGGCAAGTACGATATTCGCGTGAACGCAGTCATTGTTGCCGAGTGTTGGACGCCGCTCTATGCGAAGTGGATTCGCACGCTGGGAGATCCGGATGGCGAGCGGGCCAAGATCGAAGCGCGCATTCCTTATCAGCGGCGGATGACGACGGCCGAGGAAATTGCCAACATGGTCGTCTTCTTACTTTCGCCGCGTTCGAGCCACACCACCGGGCAGTTGATTCATGTCGATGGTGGCTACACGCATCTCGACCGGGCCGTGACCACGTAA
- a CDS encoding SDR family NAD(P)-dependent oxidoreductase, whose product MTKFSLAGRVALVTGNSTGLGKAIGLVLGQAGAKVVVNYANNAQRAQLAFDEYRQAGIETALVQADVTSEEGVEKLFRETEAKLGQVDIIVPNATCEQPHKTIEDYDWAFYQRMLDFFIKSPFLLAKRGLPHMKQQQWGRFINITSEVFHRSVAPFSAYVAAKGGQVGWSRSMSRELAPYGITVNMVAPGWIPVERHENDPQEEKDAYHALIPAGRWGVPKDVAEAVLYLASDEASFVTGQTICVNGGMTPW is encoded by the coding sequence GTGACCAAATTCTCGCTCGCTGGACGTGTCGCACTGGTTACCGGCAACAGTACCGGACTGGGCAAGGCGATTGGTCTGGTGCTGGGACAAGCGGGGGCCAAGGTCGTTGTGAACTATGCCAACAACGCGCAGCGGGCACAGCTGGCGTTCGACGAATATCGCCAGGCGGGCATTGAGACCGCGCTGGTGCAGGCCGACGTGACCAGCGAAGAGGGAGTCGAAAAACTCTTTCGCGAGACCGAAGCCAAGCTGGGCCAGGTCGATATCATCGTGCCGAATGCAACCTGCGAGCAACCTCACAAGACGATCGAAGACTACGACTGGGCCTTCTATCAACGGATGCTCGACTTTTTCATCAAGAGCCCGTTCTTGCTCGCCAAACGCGGCCTGCCTCACATGAAGCAGCAGCAGTGGGGCCGCTTCATCAACATTACCAGCGAGGTCTTTCATCGCTCGGTGGCTCCGTTTAGTGCCTATGTTGCTGCGAAAGGTGGCCAGGTCGGTTGGTCGCGCAGCATGAGCCGCGAATTGGCTCCGTATGGCATCACCGTGAACATGGTGGCCCCCGGTTGGATTCCCGTTGAGCGCCACGAGAACGATCCTCAAGAGGAAAAAGACGCTTATCACGCCCTCATTCCCGCTGGTCGCTGGGGCGTGCCTAAAGATGTCGCTGAAGCGGTCCTCTACCTTGCCAGCGACGAAGCCTCCTTCGTCACCGGGCAGACCATCTGCGTCAACGGCGGCATGACACCCTGGTAA